A single genomic interval of Lucilia cuprina isolate Lc7/37 chromosome 2, ASM2204524v1, whole genome shotgun sequence harbors:
- the LOC111678394 gene encoding skin secretory protein xP2 encodes MDIVFYLFLIILKVGAENLEKDDSQETLAVPATSLPIVLQLSKSLPVRDELTQQTNYQSISNDIEVFNDKFGPRLEKQDEEAEVEAQEESEAEVEPEAEPEAEPEAEPEAEPEAEPEAEPEAEPEAEPVEEAETVPEPETKDEEPKEEEPAEGEAPESADEPKPEPQPEPESQPAVEDEEVAAAANEDIDMPNDEPAKEEEDKKDVENASPATHVDVSTKDVKEHQISCFICTSVEDLKCNMKATRQASCPKVSDGDSGKHNGCYTLFKADTNVTMRGCVDELAEEGLKYCLANEKFCNLCYENDCNNKVAPNDSIMLQFNLPTMLFLNIFSIIIIKRLTYLSLI; translated from the exons atGATTCGCAAGAAACTCTGGCAGTGCCTGCAACATCACTTCCCATTGTACTACAACTATCTAAATCTCTACCTGTGCGTGATGAACTCACACAACAGACAAATTATCAGAGTATTTCGAATGACATAGAAGTATTTAACGACAAATTCGGGCCACGTTTAGAAAAACAAGATGAGGAAGCTGAAGTCGAAGCTCAAGAAGAGTCTGAAGCAGAAGTTGAACCTGAAGCAGAACCAGAAGCTGAACCAGAAGCTGAACCAGAAGCTGAACCAGAAGCCGAGCCAGAAGCTGAGCCAGAAGCTGAGCCAGAAGCGGAGCCAGTTGAAGAGGCTGAAACAGTTCCAGAACCTGAAACAAAAGATGAGGAGCCAAAAGAAGAAGAACCCGCAGAAGGGGAGGCTCCGGAATCAGCAGATGAACCTAAACCGGAACCCCAACCCGAACCAGAATCACAACCAGCTGTTGAAGATGAAGAAGTAGCAGCTGCTGCTAATGAAGACATTGATATGCCTAACGATGAACCAGCCAAAGAGGAGGAAGATAAAAAAGATGTGGAAAATGCATCGCCTGCAACACACGTAGATGTTTCAACTAAAGATGTTAAGGAACATCAGATTTCCTGCTTTATTTGCACTAGCGTTGaggatttaaaatgtaatatgaaagcAACACGTCAAGCTTCGTGTCCAAAAGTTAGTGATGGTGATTCAGGAAAGCATAATGGTTGTTATACGTTATTTAAAG CTGATACAAATGTAACCATGCGTGGCTGTGTCGATGAATTGGCCGAAGAGGGTCTCAAATACTGTCTGGCAAATgagaaattttgcaatttatgcTACGAAAATGATTGCAATAATAAAGTGGCACCAAACGACTCTATTATGCTACAGTTTAACTTGCCTACAATgctattcttaaatattttttccataattataattaaaagattAACATATTTGTCATTAATATAA